In the Bradyrhizobium guangzhouense genome, one interval contains:
- a CDS encoding SDR family NAD(P)-dependent oxidoreductase, translating to MAGQVEGKVALVTGGASGIGEAIVELFAREGATVVITDIDELRGPELATRVIRAGGKAIFLEQDVTSEDRWIEIAAEIAKRYGRLDIMVSNAGIGIAVPSITDMTLADWRKQNAINLDGVFLSVKHCLPLMRRHGGGSIIMMSSLAGLRGAPGLSAYSATKGGVRLFAKSIAMECAAAGDGIRVNSVHPGIIDTPIWGKIPTGATGAGQNAPIDPEERAKVATPLGRAGQAAEIASGVLYLASDASRYVTGSELVIDGGMNAGAVPRRA from the coding sequence ATGGCAGGGCAGGTTGAGGGTAAGGTCGCGCTGGTGACGGGCGGCGCCTCAGGTATTGGCGAGGCCATTGTCGAGCTGTTTGCGCGCGAAGGCGCGACTGTCGTCATCACCGACATCGATGAGTTGCGCGGCCCCGAACTTGCCACGCGAGTGATAAGGGCCGGCGGCAAGGCGATCTTCTTGGAACAGGACGTCACCAGCGAGGATCGCTGGATCGAGATCGCAGCTGAGATCGCCAAGCGCTATGGCCGGCTCGATATCATGGTCTCCAACGCCGGCATCGGCATTGCCGTGCCGTCGATCACCGACATGACTCTCGCCGACTGGCGCAAGCAGAACGCGATCAATCTCGACGGCGTGTTTCTCTCGGTGAAGCATTGCTTGCCGCTGATGCGCAGGCATGGCGGCGGCTCGATCATCATGATGTCCTCGCTGGCGGGGCTGCGAGGTGCGCCGGGCCTGTCGGCCTATTCGGCGACCAAGGGCGGCGTGCGCCTGTTTGCAAAATCGATTGCGATGGAGTGCGCGGCCGCCGGCGACGGCATTCGCGTCAACTCGGTCCATCCCGGCATCATCGACACGCCGATCTGGGGGAAGATCCCGACCGGGGCGACTGGTGCCGGCCAGAACGCGCCGATCGATCCGGAGGAGCGCGCCAAGGTGGCGACACCGCTCGGCCGCGCCGGCCAGGCCGCGGAGATTGCTTCTGGCGTACTGTATCTGGCGTCAGATGCCTCGCGCTACGTCACCGGCAGCGAGCTTGTGATTGACGGCGGAATGAACGCGGGCGCGGTGCCGCGGCGGGCGTGA
- the recJ gene encoding single-stranded-DNA-specific exonuclease RecJ: protein MTPPATALPVEMPQAFLGVARSLTDKLWRDRLDARGAAKALAIVQQHQLPELLARVLAGRGVEIDAVPDFLDPTIRKLMPDPFTVTEMETAAKRIADAAAKGETVAIFGDYDVDGATSAALLAWHLRHCGLDPLIHIPDRIFEGYGPNVEAVRGLAAKGATLLVTVDCGTTSIEPLAEAKRLGMSVVVIDHHQTGTELPEVDALVNPNRLDDLSGLGHLAAVGLVLVTLVAVNRELRQRGFWKAEMPEPDLLGMLHHVALGTVADVAPLIGLNRAFVAKGLIAMRRRDHVGHTALMDVARLNGPPEAWHLGFMLGPRINAGGRIGRADLGVRLLLEGDSVEAARIAAELDRLNSERRVIEQAAEAQAEAEALASIGLEDKLGVIVTASEGWHPGVVGLVASRLKEKFSRPAFAIALEPGGIGTGSGRSIAGVDLGKVVRQAVADGILLKGGGHAMAAGVTLRKEKLAEFRAYLENALAQDIAEARHVNELYVDGAVSARAVTTELATTLNRAGPFGSGNPEPVLALPAHQLVFAEEVGQAHLRLRFKSGDGAIVNGIAFRSVGQKLGHALLANRGQQLHVAGSLSVDRYQGAERVQFRVIDVALPDQGPSVIR, encoded by the coding sequence ATGACGCCGCCCGCCACCGCCTTGCCCGTCGAGATGCCCCAGGCGTTCCTGGGTGTGGCGCGCTCGCTCACCGACAAGCTTTGGCGCGACCGGCTGGATGCAAGAGGTGCGGCCAAGGCGCTTGCCATCGTGCAGCAGCACCAACTGCCGGAACTGCTGGCGCGGGTGCTGGCCGGCCGCGGCGTCGAGATCGATGCCGTCCCTGATTTCCTCGATCCGACCATTCGAAAACTCATGCCGGATCCGTTCACGGTGACGGAGATGGAAACGGCCGCGAAGCGCATCGCCGACGCGGCCGCGAAGGGCGAGACCGTCGCGATCTTCGGCGATTACGACGTCGACGGCGCGACCTCCGCAGCGCTGCTGGCCTGGCACCTGCGCCATTGCGGGCTCGATCCTCTGATCCATATTCCCGACCGCATCTTCGAGGGCTACGGCCCCAACGTCGAAGCCGTGCGAGGCCTCGCGGCCAAGGGCGCCACGCTGCTCGTCACGGTGGATTGCGGCACGACCAGCATCGAGCCGCTCGCTGAAGCGAAGCGGCTGGGTATGTCCGTGGTGGTGATCGACCATCATCAGACCGGCACGGAGCTGCCGGAGGTCGATGCCCTGGTCAATCCGAACCGGCTCGACGATCTCTCCGGCCTTGGTCATCTCGCCGCCGTCGGTCTCGTGCTCGTCACGCTGGTTGCGGTCAACAGAGAGCTGCGCCAGCGCGGCTTCTGGAAGGCGGAGATGCCTGAGCCCGATTTGCTCGGCATGCTGCATCACGTTGCACTCGGCACCGTCGCCGACGTCGCTCCGTTGATCGGGTTGAATCGCGCCTTCGTCGCGAAAGGGCTGATCGCGATGCGCCGGCGCGACCATGTCGGCCATACCGCGTTGATGGATGTGGCACGACTCAACGGCCCGCCCGAAGCCTGGCATCTCGGCTTCATGCTGGGCCCGCGCATCAATGCCGGCGGCCGCATCGGCCGCGCAGATCTCGGTGTCCGGTTGCTGCTCGAAGGCGACAGTGTCGAGGCCGCGCGGATCGCGGCCGAACTCGACCGCCTCAACAGCGAGCGCCGCGTCATCGAGCAGGCCGCCGAAGCGCAGGCCGAGGCCGAGGCGCTGGCCTCGATCGGGCTGGAGGACAAGCTCGGCGTCATCGTCACGGCGTCCGAAGGCTGGCATCCTGGTGTGGTCGGTCTCGTTGCCTCGCGGCTAAAGGAGAAGTTCTCGCGGCCCGCCTTTGCGATCGCGCTGGAGCCCGGCGGCATCGGCACCGGCTCGGGCCGCTCGATTGCCGGCGTCGATCTTGGCAAAGTGGTGCGGCAGGCCGTGGCTGACGGCATTCTGCTGAAAGGCGGCGGCCACGCGATGGCCGCGGGCGTGACGCTCCGCAAAGAGAAGCTCGCCGAATTCCGCGCCTATCTCGAAAACGCGCTGGCGCAGGACATTGCCGAAGCGCGCCACGTCAACGAGCTCTATGTTGATGGGGCGGTCTCGGCGCGCGCGGTGACAACGGAGCTTGCCACCACGCTCAATCGGGCCGGACCGTTTGGTAGTGGTAATCCAGAGCCTGTGCTGGCGCTGCCGGCGCATCAGCTCGTCTTTGCCGAGGAGGTAGGGCAGGCGCACTTGAGGCTGCGCTTCAAATCTGGCGACGGCGCGATCGTCAACGGCATCGCGTTCCGCTCGGTCGGGCAAAAGCTGGGTCATGCGCTTCTGGCCAATCGCGGCCAGCAACTGCATGTCGCAGGATCGTTGTCGGTCGATCGCTACCAGGGTGCCGAGCGCGTGCAATTCCGCGTCATCGACGTCGCACTTCCGGACCAGGGACCATCCGTGATTAGGTAA
- a CDS encoding methyl-accepting chemotaxis protein — MSAALGLKSKPVTTEPANDDSDISALINRLTAEVNQIAVDKTKSIQQITNQMKMLALNALIESSRAGAQGAGFAVVAQEVRGVGQQVETIARELETQLTKRTGDLVASIERMSQRSRGERMMDLSLNAIELIDRNLYERTCDVRWWATDSAVVDCAASPAPAAVAHASQRLGVILGAYTVYLDLWLCDLDGNVIANGRADRFRVVGQNVAHTKWFREAKTLRSGDDYVAGDVENQPLLGNAQVATYCASVRAGGEAHGAPIGVLAIHFDWEPQARAIVQGVRVGDTDKARVLLVDSHFRVIAASDGQGILSERIPLSLDGQRSGFYNDRTGAMIAFHATPGYETYRGLGWYGVIVCGA, encoded by the coding sequence ATGTCTGCTGCGCTGGGTTTGAAATCCAAGCCTGTTACCACTGAGCCCGCCAACGACGATTCCGACATCTCCGCGCTGATCAACCGCCTGACCGCGGAGGTCAACCAGATCGCGGTCGACAAGACCAAGTCGATCCAGCAGATCACCAACCAGATGAAGATGCTGGCGCTGAACGCGCTGATCGAGAGCTCGCGGGCCGGCGCGCAAGGCGCGGGCTTTGCGGTGGTGGCGCAGGAGGTGCGCGGCGTCGGCCAGCAGGTCGAGACCATCGCACGCGAGCTCGAGACCCAGCTGACCAAGCGCACCGGCGATCTGGTCGCCTCGATCGAGCGCATGAGCCAGCGCTCGCGCGGCGAGCGCATGATGGATTTGTCCCTGAACGCGATCGAGCTGATCGACCGCAACCTCTATGAGCGCACCTGCGACGTACGCTGGTGGGCGACGGACTCGGCCGTGGTCGATTGCGCCGCCTCTCCCGCCCCGGCCGCGGTCGCCCATGCCTCGCAGCGGCTCGGCGTCATCCTCGGCGCCTACACCGTTTACCTCGACCTCTGGCTCTGCGACCTCGACGGCAACGTTATCGCCAATGGCCGCGCGGATCGTTTTCGGGTCGTCGGCCAGAACGTCGCCCACACCAAATGGTTTCGCGAGGCGAAGACCCTGCGCTCCGGTGACGATTATGTCGCCGGCGACGTCGAGAACCAGCCGCTGCTCGGCAACGCGCAGGTCGCAACCTACTGCGCCAGCGTCCGCGCCGGCGGGGAGGCCCACGGCGCGCCGATCGGCGTGCTCGCCATCCATTTCGACTGGGAACCGCAGGCCCGCGCGATCGTGCAGGGCGTGCGCGTCGGCGACACCGACAAGGCCCGCGTGCTGCTGGTCGACTCGCATTTCCGTGTGATCGCCGCCTCCGACGGCCAGGGCATTTTGAGCGAGCGCATACCGCTTTCGCTCGATGGCCAGCGCTCCGGCTTTTACAACGACCGGACAGGCGCGATGATCGCCTTCCATGCCACACCGGGCTACGAGACCTATCGCGGGCTCGGCTGGTACGGCGTGATCGTCTGCGGCGCGTAG
- a CDS encoding helix-turn-helix domain-containing protein has protein sequence MLVRVNTAHRHPIDGHLAAVAGDRAFCSAFRYRRGTEIFGEGEDAEYVYQINSGAVRTYKLLPDGRRQINAFHLPGDMFGFENNETHRFTAEAIVETDVRIMTRSNLLGAMPNQATGPQHLIGFVTQNLQHAENHMLLLGRKTSLEKVAAFLLEMDDRLAHPTVMDLPMTRRDIADYLGLTLETVSRALSILRDDQVLRFDGTTQRRLEVLDRDRLSKLDA, from the coding sequence ATGCTGGTCAGGGTCAATACGGCGCACCGCCATCCGATCGACGGCCATTTGGCTGCCGTTGCCGGGGATCGAGCGTTCTGCAGCGCATTCAGATATCGCAGAGGCACCGAGATTTTCGGCGAGGGCGAGGACGCGGAATACGTTTATCAGATCAATTCCGGCGCCGTGCGTACCTACAAGCTGCTCCCGGACGGAAGGCGCCAAATCAACGCGTTTCACTTGCCCGGCGACATGTTCGGTTTCGAGAACAACGAAACGCACCGCTTTACCGCTGAAGCCATCGTCGAGACCGATGTGCGCATCATGACGCGAAGCAACCTTCTGGGGGCGATGCCCAACCAGGCCACAGGGCCACAACACCTGATCGGCTTCGTCACCCAAAATCTTCAGCACGCCGAGAATCACATGTTGCTCCTGGGACGGAAGACATCCCTGGAGAAGGTGGCTGCATTCCTGCTCGAAATGGACGACCGGCTGGCACATCCGACGGTCATGGACCTGCCGATGACGCGCCGCGACATTGCGGATTACCTCGGACTCACCCTCGAAACCGTTTCACGCGCCCTGTCGATCTTGCGGGACGACCAGGTCTTGCGATTTGACGGAACGACGCAGCGGCGGCTCGAGGTGCTCGATCGAGACCGGCTTTCAAAGCTCGACGCCTGA